The following proteins are encoded in a genomic region of Mycolicibacterium rutilum:
- a CDS encoding nuclear transport factor 2-like protein — MASREQLEDWVERWLQANKESETAGDWRNLAEFYAEDATYGWNIGPKEDVMCVNKTEIRDIALGLEMEGLENWVYEYQKVLIDEKQNEIVGFWKQVANKGDGTRAEIYGIGGSWFRLNDQLLIEWQRDFFDFGHVAKGYAKLIESGDLTPAMQKRIERSLSGEKLPGYYPLGQAPAPIW; from the coding sequence ATGGCGTCACGTGAACAACTCGAGGACTGGGTCGAGCGCTGGCTGCAGGCCAACAAGGAGTCCGAGACAGCAGGCGACTGGCGAAACCTCGCGGAGTTCTACGCCGAGGACGCGACCTATGGCTGGAACATCGGCCCCAAGGAAGACGTCATGTGCGTCAACAAGACCGAGATCCGCGACATCGCCCTGGGCCTGGAGATGGAGGGCCTGGAGAACTGGGTCTACGAGTACCAGAAGGTGCTCATCGACGAGAAGCAGAACGAGATCGTCGGTTTCTGGAAGCAGGTCGCGAACAAGGGCGACGGCACCCGCGCGGAGATCTACGGCATCGGCGGCAGCTGGTTCCGGCTCAACGATCAACTGCTCATCGAATGGCAGCGCGACTTCTTCGACTTCGGCCACGTGGCCAAGGGGTACGCGAAGCTGATCGAGTCGGGCGATCTGACCCCCGCCATGCAGAAGCGCATCGAACGCTCACTGTCCGGGGAGAAACTGCCCGGGTACTACCCGCTCGGGCAGGCTCCGGCACCCATCTGGTGA
- a CDS encoding SDR family oxidoreductase yields the protein MPRFDPLPERRPVIVAGASSGIGEATALEMAARGFPVALGARRVEKLEDLVGKINADGGEAVGFHLDVTDPNSVKTFVAQSVEALGEIEVLVAGAGDTYFGKLAEITTDEFESQLQIHLVGANRLAAAVLPGMLERRRGDLIFVGSDVALRQRPHMGAYGAAKAALLAMVHNFQMELEGTGVRASIVHPGPTKTSMGWSLPAEKIGPALEDWAKWGQARHDYFLRASDLARAITFVAETPRGGFIANMELQPEAPLAEVKDRQKLALGEEGMPT from the coding sequence ATGCCCCGCTTTGACCCCCTGCCCGAACGCCGACCCGTCATCGTCGCCGGCGCCTCCTCCGGCATCGGAGAAGCGACGGCCCTCGAGATGGCTGCCCGCGGCTTCCCGGTCGCACTCGGCGCGCGACGCGTCGAGAAGCTCGAAGACCTCGTCGGCAAGATCAACGCCGACGGCGGCGAGGCGGTCGGTTTCCATCTCGACGTTACCGACCCCAACTCGGTGAAAACGTTTGTCGCCCAATCGGTCGAGGCGCTCGGCGAGATCGAGGTGCTGGTGGCCGGCGCCGGCGACACCTACTTCGGCAAGCTGGCCGAGATCACCACCGACGAGTTCGAGTCGCAGCTGCAGATCCACCTGGTCGGCGCCAACCGGCTCGCGGCCGCGGTGCTGCCCGGCATGCTCGAGCGCCGGCGCGGCGACCTGATCTTCGTGGGCTCCGACGTCGCACTGCGCCAGCGCCCGCACATGGGCGCCTACGGTGCGGCCAAGGCGGCGTTGTTGGCGATGGTGCACAACTTCCAGATGGAGCTCGAAGGCACCGGTGTGCGCGCCTCGATCGTGCACCCGGGACCCACCAAGACCAGCATGGGTTGGAGCCTGCCCGCCGAGAAAATCGGTCCTGCTCTGGAGGATTGGGCGAAGTGGGGTCAGGCTCGGCACGACTACTTCCTGCGGGCGTCTGACCTCGCTCGCGCGATCACGTTCGTCGCGGAGACGCCGCGCGGCGGGTTTATCGCCAACATGGAGCTGCAGCCCGAAGCGCCGCTGGCCGAGGTGAAAGACCGACAGAAACTTGCGCTTGGTGAGGAGGGAATGCCGACATGA
- a CDS encoding HNH endonuclease, protein MVVACRGCGTRFEGRRQRVFCSNACQQLHRRRMLLNLWLDTGTCGRTSYSGNFVRDYLFEQQGGCCAICEMKSEWNGTALTLVIDHIDGDSTNNRRENLRLVCPNCDSQLPTYKARNRGNGRHYRRVRYAAGQSY, encoded by the coding sequence ATGGTGGTCGCCTGCCGCGGGTGCGGCACACGGTTTGAAGGTCGCCGGCAAAGGGTGTTCTGCAGCAACGCGTGTCAGCAGTTGCACCGGCGGCGCATGCTCCTGAACCTTTGGCTCGACACCGGCACCTGCGGCAGAACGTCATACTCAGGCAATTTCGTTCGGGATTACCTATTCGAACAGCAAGGCGGATGTTGCGCCATCTGCGAGATGAAGAGCGAATGGAATGGCACGGCCTTGACTCTGGTCATCGACCACATCGACGGCGACTCGACCAACAATCGCCGCGAGAATCTGAGGCTGGTTTGTCCGAACTGTGACAGCCAGCTGCCGACATACAAGGCCCGGAATCGCGGCAACGGGCGCCACTACCGCCGAGTCCGATACGCCGCCGGACAGTCCTATTGA
- a CDS encoding sensor histidine kinase: MRTVGGRGVPLRVSLVAATLVLVACGLLASGIAVTSILRHTLSNRVDQELLDASRGWAAQAPQGAPAPQIEGPNPTRPPSNFYVRGVGPDGRMWMAVNDRDAEPDLPDDNDVGPVPVTIGSTDASGVEWRAMTVRGPGGELMTVAIDLSDVQTTVRELTYAQVGIGLAVLLVLGVAGYAVVHRSLRPLVEVEQTAAAIAAGELDRRVPQRDPRTEVGRLSLALNGMLAQIQTAMAASESSAEAARSSEERMRRFITDASHELRTPLTTIRGFAELYRQGAARDVEMLMSRIESESSRMGLLVEDLLLLARLDAQRPLERRRVDLLTLATDAVHDARSIAPNRDISLEVLDGPGTPEVLGDEARLRQVLGNLMANALQHTPETAGVTVRVGTAGQRAVLEVCDEGPGMTAEDAQRVFERFYRADSSRARASGGTGLGLSIVDSLVYAHGGTVKVTTAPGRGCTFTVSLPRIADLSATEVAAQVS, encoded by the coding sequence ATGAGAACCGTGGGTGGACGCGGCGTGCCGTTGCGCGTCTCCCTGGTCGCGGCCACCCTCGTGCTGGTGGCGTGCGGCCTGTTGGCCTCCGGCATCGCGGTCACCTCGATCCTGCGCCACACCTTGAGCAACCGCGTCGACCAGGAGCTGCTCGACGCGTCGCGCGGCTGGGCCGCCCAAGCCCCGCAGGGCGCGCCTGCCCCGCAGATCGAGGGACCGAACCCGACCCGGCCGCCGTCGAACTTCTACGTGCGCGGGGTCGGTCCCGACGGGCGCATGTGGATGGCCGTCAACGACCGCGACGCCGAACCCGACCTGCCCGACGACAACGATGTCGGCCCGGTCCCGGTCACCATCGGATCCACCGACGCCTCGGGCGTGGAATGGCGCGCGATGACCGTGCGCGGGCCCGGCGGCGAGTTGATGACCGTCGCGATCGACCTGTCCGACGTGCAGACCACCGTGCGCGAACTGACCTACGCGCAGGTCGGTATCGGCCTCGCGGTGCTGCTGGTACTCGGCGTCGCCGGCTACGCCGTCGTGCACCGCAGCCTGCGCCCGCTCGTCGAAGTCGAGCAGACCGCGGCCGCGATCGCCGCCGGCGAGTTGGACCGCCGCGTCCCGCAGCGTGACCCGCGCACCGAGGTGGGCCGACTGTCGTTGGCGCTCAACGGGATGCTGGCTCAGATCCAGACCGCGATGGCCGCGTCGGAGTCCTCGGCCGAGGCGGCCCGCAGTTCCGAGGAGCGGATGCGACGGTTCATCACCGACGCCAGCCACGAGCTGCGCACCCCGCTGACGACCATCCGCGGCTTCGCCGAGCTGTACCGGCAGGGCGCGGCCCGTGACGTCGAGATGTTGATGAGCCGCATCGAGAGCGAGTCCAGCCGGATGGGCCTGCTCGTCGAGGACCTGCTGCTGCTCGCCCGCCTGGACGCGCAGCGGCCGCTGGAACGCCGCCGCGTGGATCTGTTGACGCTGGCCACCGACGCGGTGCACGATGCGCGGTCGATCGCGCCGAACCGGGACATCTCGTTGGAGGTGCTCGACGGCCCCGGCACCCCCGAGGTGCTGGGCGACGAGGCCCGGCTGCGTCAGGTGCTCGGCAACCTGATGGCCAACGCGCTGCAGCACACCCCGGAGACCGCGGGCGTGACGGTGCGGGTGGGCACCGCCGGGCAGCGCGCCGTGCTCGAGGTGTGCGACGAGGGTCCCGGCATGACGGCCGAGGACGCGCAGCGGGTGTTCGAGCGGTTCTACCGCGCCGACTCGTCGCGGGCGCGCGCCAGCGGCGGGACCGGCCTGGGCCTGTCGATCGTCGATTCGCTGGTGTACGCACACGGCGGCACGGTCAAGGTGACGACGGCACCGGGGCGTGGCTGCACGTTCACGGTCAGTCTGCCCCGCATCGCCGATCTGTCGGCGACCGAGGTCGCCGCTCAGGTCAGCTGA
- a CDS encoding SigB/SigF/SigG family RNA polymerase sigma factor — MFRRLKTLDEGSAAYRRQRDLICARCLPLAEHIARRYRNRGEAHEDLVQAARVGLVNALNRFDVDNGAEFLSFAVPTMMGEVRRHFRDHAWAVKVPRAVKDLQSRVNKASGKLAQTLGRAATASEIAEYLQVDREQVVQAVIAGSNYSTLSTDMPANRDDDSSSFGDGLGGDDAGFDKVLEVETIRPLIAALPERQRAVLTLRFFEDLTQSQIAEQIGCSQMHVSRLLAKALDALRSQVGETALANAS; from the coding sequence CCTACCGACGACAGCGGGACCTGATCTGCGCGCGATGCCTGCCGCTGGCCGAGCACATCGCACGCCGCTACCGCAACCGCGGGGAAGCACACGAGGACCTGGTGCAGGCGGCGCGGGTCGGTTTGGTCAACGCGCTCAACCGATTTGACGTCGACAACGGCGCGGAGTTCCTGTCGTTCGCGGTGCCGACGATGATGGGCGAGGTGCGCAGGCACTTCCGGGATCACGCCTGGGCGGTCAAGGTGCCCCGCGCGGTCAAGGACCTGCAGTCGCGCGTGAACAAGGCGAGCGGCAAACTGGCGCAGACGCTGGGCAGGGCGGCGACGGCCAGCGAGATCGCCGAGTACTTGCAGGTCGACCGCGAGCAGGTGGTGCAGGCCGTGATCGCCGGGTCGAACTACTCGACCCTGTCGACCGACATGCCCGCCAACCGTGACGACGACTCGAGCTCGTTCGGCGACGGCCTGGGCGGCGACGACGCGGGATTCGACAAGGTGCTCGAAGTGGAGACGATCCGGCCGCTGATCGCGGCGCTGCCCGAGCGGCAGCGCGCGGTGCTGACCCTGCGGTTCTTCGAGGACCTGACCCAGTCGCAGATCGCCGAGCAGATCGGGTGCTCACAGATGCACGTGTCGCGGCTGCTGGCAAAAGCGTTGGACGCGCTGCGAAGTCAGGTCGGGGAAACGGCGCTCGCCAACGCGAGCTGA
- a CDS encoding ferredoxin: MGCYRVELDEDLCQGHAMCELEAPDVFRVPKRGVVEIVDAEPPDELRDAVEMAVEMCPTRALSITEKD, from the coding sequence ATGGGCTGTTACCGAGTCGAACTCGACGAGGACCTGTGCCAGGGCCACGCGATGTGCGAGCTGGAGGCGCCGGATGTCTTCCGGGTACCCAAACGCGGCGTCGTCGAGATCGTCGACGCCGAACCACCTGATGAACTACGCGACGCCGTCGAGATGGCCGTCGAAATGTGTCCCACCCGAGCTCTATCCATCACAGAAAAGGACTGA
- a CDS encoding response regulator transcription factor, whose translation MAMPALPENTPEAKVLVVDDETNIVELLAVSLKFQGFEVHTASNGPAALDKAREVRPDAVILDVMMPGMDGFGLLRRLRADGIDAPALFLTARDSLQDKIAGLTLGGDDYVTKPFSLEEVVARLRVILRRTGRGVEEPRNSRLTFADIELDEDTHEVWKAGQPVSLSPTEFTLLRYFIINAGTVLSKPKILDHVWRYDFGGDVNVVESYVSYLRRKIDTGEKRLLHTLRGVGYVLREPR comes from the coding sequence ATGGCGATGCCTGCGTTACCCGAGAACACCCCCGAAGCCAAGGTGCTCGTTGTCGACGACGAGACCAACATCGTCGAGCTTCTCGCCGTCAGCCTCAAATTCCAGGGTTTCGAGGTGCACACCGCATCGAACGGCCCCGCCGCGCTGGACAAGGCCCGCGAGGTACGTCCCGACGCCGTCATCCTCGACGTGATGATGCCCGGGATGGACGGCTTCGGGTTGCTGCGCCGGCTGCGCGCCGACGGCATCGACGCGCCCGCGCTGTTCCTGACCGCCCGCGACTCCCTGCAGGACAAGATCGCCGGGTTGACCCTCGGCGGCGACGACTACGTCACCAAGCCCTTCAGCCTCGAGGAAGTGGTGGCCCGGCTGCGGGTGATCCTGCGCCGCACCGGCCGCGGCGTCGAGGAGCCCCGCAACTCGCGGCTCACCTTCGCCGACATCGAACTCGACGAGGACACCCACGAAGTGTGGAAGGCCGGCCAACCGGTGTCGTTGTCGCCCACCGAGTTCACACTGCTGCGGTACTTCATCATCAACGCAGGCACGGTGCTGTCGAAGCCGAAGATCCTCGACCACGTCTGGCGCTACGACTTCGGCGGTGATGTCAACGTCGTCGAGTCCTACGTGTCGTACCTGCGCCGCAAGATCGACACCGGCGAGAAGCGCCTGCTGCACACGCTGCGCGGCGTCGGCTACGTGTTGCGCGAGCCGCGGTGA
- a CDS encoding cytochrome P450: MTTAIVPRVSGGEEEHGHLEEFRTDPIGLMKRVREECGDVGWFQLVDKHVILLSGAEANEFFFRSTDSELNQAEAYPFMTPIFGEGVVFDADPERRAEMLHNTALRGEQMKGHAATIENEVRKMIAGWGPHGEIELLDFFSELTIYTSTACLIGLKFREQLDSRFAHYYHQLERGTDPLCYVDPYLDIESFRIRDESRVKLVALVQDIMDGRVASPPASKADRDLLDVLVSIKDDEGNPRFSANEVTGMFISLMFAGHHTSSGTSAWTLIELIRHADTYAQVQQELDDLYADGQEVSFHALRQIPKLDNVVKETLRLHPPLIILMRVAQDEFEVKGLPIHKGDFVAASPAISNRIAEDFPDPDAFNPDRYNKPEQADIANRWTWIPFGAGKHRCVGAAFAQMQIKAIFSVLLREYEFEMAQPAESYRNDHSKMVVQLAQPAKVRYRRRVK, from the coding sequence ATGACGACCGCAATCGTGCCCCGGGTGTCCGGTGGTGAAGAGGAACACGGTCACCTCGAGGAGTTCCGCACCGACCCGATCGGGCTGATGAAGCGGGTCCGCGAGGAATGCGGAGACGTCGGCTGGTTCCAGCTGGTCGACAAGCACGTAATCCTGCTGTCGGGGGCGGAGGCCAACGAGTTCTTCTTCCGTTCCACCGACAGTGAGCTCAACCAGGCCGAGGCCTACCCGTTCATGACGCCGATCTTCGGCGAGGGCGTGGTGTTCGACGCGGATCCCGAACGCCGGGCCGAGATGCTGCACAACACCGCACTGCGCGGTGAGCAGATGAAGGGTCACGCCGCGACCATCGAGAACGAGGTCAGGAAGATGATCGCCGGGTGGGGACCCCACGGCGAGATCGAACTGCTCGACTTCTTCTCCGAGCTGACAATCTACACCTCGACCGCCTGCCTGATCGGGTTGAAGTTCCGCGAACAGCTCGACAGCCGGTTCGCCCACTACTACCACCAGCTCGAGCGCGGCACCGATCCGCTGTGCTACGTCGACCCCTACCTGGACATCGAGAGCTTCCGCATCCGCGACGAGTCGCGGGTGAAACTCGTTGCGCTGGTGCAGGACATCATGGACGGCCGGGTGGCGTCTCCGCCGGCCAGCAAGGCCGACCGCGACCTGCTCGACGTGCTCGTCTCCATCAAGGACGACGAGGGCAATCCGCGCTTCTCGGCCAACGAGGTGACCGGCATGTTCATCTCGCTGATGTTCGCCGGCCACCACACCAGCTCGGGCACCTCGGCGTGGACGCTGATCGAATTGATCCGCCACGCCGACACCTACGCCCAGGTGCAGCAGGAGCTCGACGACCTCTACGCCGACGGCCAGGAGGTGAGTTTCCATGCGCTGCGCCAGATCCCGAAGCTCGACAACGTCGTCAAGGAGACGCTGCGGTTGCATCCGCCGCTCATCATCCTGATGCGCGTGGCGCAGGACGAGTTCGAGGTGAAGGGTCTGCCGATCCACAAGGGTGACTTCGTCGCCGCGTCACCGGCGATCTCCAACCGGATCGCCGAGGACTTCCCGGACCCCGACGCGTTCAACCCCGACCGCTATAACAAGCCCGAACAGGCCGACATCGCCAACCGGTGGACCTGGATCCCGTTCGGCGCGGGCAAGCACCGCTGTGTCGGCGCCGCGTTCGCGCAGATGCAGATCAAGGCGATCTTCTCGGTCCTGTTGCGCGAGTACGAGTTCGAGATGGCGCAGCCCGCCGAGAGCTACCGCAACGACCATTCGAAGATGGTCGTTCAGCTGGCCCAGCCGGCGAAGGTGCGCTACCGCAGGCGCGTGAAGTAG
- a CDS encoding NDMA-dependent alcohol dehydrogenase, with translation MKTKGALIWEFNQPWSIEEIEIGDPVKDEVKIQMEASGMCHSDHHLVTGDIPMAGFPVLGGHEGAGIVTEVGPGVEHIAPGDHVVLSFIPSCGECPACQEGLRNLCDLGAGLLAGTAVSDGTHRIHSVKNGQPVIPMTLLGTFSPYMVVHKSSVVKIDPSIPFEVACLVGCGVTTGYGSAVRSGDVRPGDDVVIVGVGGVGTGALQGAVAAGARNIFVVDPVDFKRDSALKFGATHAYPDIYAAMAGVAEVTQGRMAQKTIVTVGELKGEDIDDYMNITAKGGTVVATAVANMASNDVKLNLSMLTLLQKRLQGTIFGGGNPHHDIPQLLSMYKAGRLNLDDMVTRQYKLEQINEGYQDMLEGRNIRGVIRYTDEDR, from the coding sequence ATGAAGACAAAAGGCGCCCTGATCTGGGAGTTCAACCAGCCGTGGTCGATCGAGGAGATCGAGATCGGCGACCCGGTCAAGGACGAGGTCAAGATCCAGATGGAAGCGTCCGGGATGTGCCACTCGGACCACCACCTGGTCACCGGCGACATTCCGATGGCCGGCTTCCCCGTGCTCGGCGGCCACGAGGGCGCCGGCATCGTCACCGAGGTCGGCCCGGGCGTCGAGCACATCGCCCCCGGCGACCACGTCGTGCTGTCGTTCATCCCGTCCTGCGGTGAATGTCCCGCGTGCCAGGAAGGACTGCGCAACCTCTGCGACCTCGGCGCGGGCCTGCTGGCCGGCACCGCGGTGTCGGACGGCACCCACCGGATCCACTCCGTGAAGAACGGCCAGCCGGTCATCCCGATGACCCTGCTCGGCACGTTCAGCCCGTACATGGTCGTGCACAAGAGCTCGGTGGTGAAGATCGACCCGTCGATCCCGTTCGAGGTGGCCTGCCTGGTCGGCTGCGGCGTCACCACCGGCTACGGCTCGGCCGTCCGCAGCGGCGACGTCCGCCCGGGCGATGACGTGGTCATCGTCGGTGTCGGCGGCGTGGGCACCGGCGCCCTGCAGGGCGCGGTGGCCGCCGGCGCGCGCAACATTTTCGTGGTCGATCCCGTTGACTTCAAGCGTGATTCGGCGCTGAAGTTCGGTGCGACGCACGCCTACCCCGACATCTACGCCGCGATGGCCGGAGTCGCCGAGGTCACCCAGGGCCGGATGGCGCAGAAGACGATCGTCACCGTCGGTGAGCTCAAGGGCGAGGACATCGACGACTACATGAACATCACCGCCAAGGGCGGCACCGTGGTCGCCACCGCCGTCGCCAACATGGCGAGCAACGACGTCAAGCTGAACCTGTCGATGCTCACCCTGCTGCAGAAGCGGTTGCAGGGCACCATCTTCGGCGGCGGCAACCCGCACCACGACATCCCGCAGCTGCTGTCGATGTACAAGGCGGGCCGGCTCAACCTCGACGACATGGTCACCCGGCAGTACAAGCTCGAGCAGATCAACGAGGGCTACCAGGATATGCTCGAGGGCCGCAACATCCGCGGCGTCATCCGCTACACCGACGAGGATCGCTGA
- a CDS encoding HIT family protein has product MATVFTKIINGELPGRFVYEDDDVVAFLTIAPITQGHTLVVPRAEIDNWQDIEPAVFGRVMEVSQLIGKAVVKAFPAERAGVIIAGLEVPHLHVHVFPTSDLADFGFANADPNPSQESLDEAQAKIKDALAQLT; this is encoded by the coding sequence ATGGCGACCGTCTTCACCAAAATCATCAACGGAGAGCTCCCCGGCCGGTTCGTCTACGAGGACGACGACGTCGTCGCCTTCCTGACGATCGCGCCGATCACCCAGGGCCACACGCTCGTCGTTCCGCGCGCCGAGATCGACAATTGGCAGGACATCGAGCCTGCGGTCTTCGGCCGGGTCATGGAGGTGTCGCAGCTGATCGGCAAGGCCGTGGTCAAGGCGTTCCCGGCCGAACGCGCCGGCGTGATCATCGCCGGGCTCGAGGTGCCGCATCTGCACGTGCATGTCTTCCCGACCAGCGACCTCGCGGACTTCGGCTTCGCCAACGCCGACCCGAACCCGTCGCAGGAATCGCTCGACGAGGCGCAGGCCAAGATCAAGGACGCGCTGGCTCAGCTGACCTGA
- a CDS encoding nuclear transport factor 2 family protein — protein MADTAQLSPVVAASQNSWRCVQTGDRDGWLALMADDIVIEDPIGQAVTNPDGTGVRGKDAVAAFYDTNIGPNQLRVTCEETFPSSSPNEIAYILVLQTTFPNGFVATVRGVFTYKTNDAGLITNLRGYWNMDAMQFGQAEDAQ, from the coding sequence GTGGCTGACACGGCGCAGCTGAGCCCGGTGGTCGCAGCGTCACAGAACTCGTGGCGCTGCGTCCAGACCGGTGACCGCGACGGCTGGCTGGCGTTGATGGCCGACGACATCGTCATCGAGGACCCGATCGGGCAGGCCGTCACCAATCCGGACGGCACCGGGGTCCGCGGCAAGGACGCCGTTGCGGCGTTCTACGACACCAACATCGGGCCCAACCAGCTGCGCGTCACCTGCGAGGAGACGTTCCCGTCCAGCAGCCCGAACGAGATCGCCTACATCCTGGTCCTGCAGACCACCTTCCCGAACGGCTTCGTCGCCACGGTCCGCGGGGTGTTCACCTACAAGACCAACGACGCCGGCCTGATCACCAACCTGCGTGGCTACTGGAACATGGACGCGATGCAGTTCGGTCAGGCGGAGGATGCCCAGTAG
- a CDS encoding SDR family NAD(P)-dependent oxidoreductase has product MPSSLTGRGAVVVGGSRGVGLAVARLLAEQGAGVVLNGRDADAVSAAAQGISAAVGVPGSPADPRTADELIDTCVREFGRIDILINCAGTAEPAGSSILNVTSAQFRDLLDAHLGTVFETCRAAAPKMVAQGGGAIVNTSSFAFLGDYGGTGYPAGKGGVNGLTLAIAAELKAHGVRANVVCPGARTRLSTGADYEAHIADLHRRGLLDDVSMQGALDAAPPEYVAPTYAYLVSDLAKDVTGQILIAAGGFVGRFDRPTPALLAYRDHHDSPPWTVAELHAKISG; this is encoded by the coding sequence ATGCCCAGTAGCTTGACCGGCCGCGGCGCGGTTGTCGTCGGCGGGTCGCGCGGCGTCGGGCTGGCGGTGGCCCGGCTGCTCGCCGAACAGGGCGCCGGTGTCGTCCTCAACGGCCGCGACGCCGACGCGGTATCCGCAGCGGCACAAGGAATTTCGGCCGCCGTCGGCGTGCCCGGCTCACCGGCCGACCCCCGGACCGCCGACGAACTGATCGACACCTGTGTGCGGGAGTTCGGCCGGATCGACATCCTGATCAACTGCGCGGGTACCGCCGAGCCCGCCGGCTCATCGATCCTCAACGTCACCTCGGCGCAGTTCCGCGACCTGCTCGACGCGCATCTGGGCACGGTGTTCGAGACCTGCCGCGCGGCAGCGCCGAAAATGGTGGCCCAAGGCGGCGGCGCCATCGTCAACACCAGCTCGTTCGCATTCCTCGGGGACTACGGCGGCACCGGCTACCCGGCAGGCAAGGGCGGTGTCAACGGGCTGACCCTGGCGATCGCTGCCGAGCTCAAGGCGCACGGTGTCCGCGCGAACGTGGTGTGCCCGGGCGCGCGCACCCGGCTGTCCACCGGCGCGGACTACGAGGCCCACATCGCCGACCTGCACCGGCGCGGACTGCTCGACGACGTCAGCATGCAGGGCGCACTCGACGCCGCACCGCCGGAGTACGTCGCGCCGACCTACGCGTACCTCGTCAGCGACCTTGCCAAGGACGTCACCGGACAGATCCTCATCGCGGCCGGCGGGTTCGTCGGGCGCTTCGACCGGCCCACCCCGGCGCTGCTGGCCTACCGCGATCATCACGACAGTCCGCCGTGGACGGTCGCTGAGCTGCACGCCAAGATCAGCGGCTGA
- a CDS encoding cytochrome P450: protein MTISEIVLDPYDYDFHEDPYPYYKRLRDEAPLYRNDELGFWALSRHQDVLQGFRNSTTLSNKFGVSLDPASRGPHASKTMSFLAMDDPDHLRLRTLVSKGFTPRRIRELEPRVTEIAVQHLDVLLDKARSNETVDYVDEFAGKLPMDVISELMGVPEVDRVQVRAWADGVMHRDEGVTDVPPAAVEASINLIVYYQGMVAERRKTPTDDLTTALLEAEIDGDRLTDDEILGFMFLMVIAGNETTTKLLANAAFWGHKNPDQLTGVYSGLERVPLWVEETLRYDTSSQILARTVAGELTLYDTTIPDGDVLLLLPGSAHRDERVFEDPDRFVIGREIGSKLMSFGSGAHFCLGAHLARMEARVALTELFRRIRGYEVDEANAVRVHSSNVRGFAHLPMTVEVS, encoded by the coding sequence GTGACCATCAGCGAAATCGTGCTCGACCCATACGATTACGACTTCCACGAGGACCCGTACCCCTATTACAAGCGGTTGCGTGACGAGGCGCCGCTGTACCGCAACGACGAGCTCGGCTTCTGGGCGTTGTCGCGCCACCAGGACGTCCTGCAGGGCTTCCGCAACAGCACCACGCTGTCCAACAAGTTCGGGGTGTCGCTGGATCCGGCGTCGCGCGGCCCGCACGCGTCGAAGACGATGTCCTTCCTCGCGATGGACGACCCCGACCACCTCCGGCTGCGCACACTGGTGTCGAAGGGGTTCACCCCGCGGCGCATCCGCGAACTCGAACCGCGGGTCACCGAGATCGCCGTCCAGCACCTCGACGTCCTGCTCGACAAGGCACGCTCGAACGAAACCGTCGACTACGTCGACGAATTCGCCGGCAAGCTGCCGATGGACGTCATCTCGGAACTGATGGGCGTGCCGGAGGTGGACCGTGTGCAGGTGCGCGCCTGGGCCGACGGCGTCATGCACCGCGACGAGGGAGTCACCGACGTGCCACCGGCGGCCGTCGAGGCGTCGATCAACCTGATCGTCTACTACCAGGGCATGGTCGCCGAGCGCCGCAAGACCCCCACCGACGACCTGACCACCGCACTGCTGGAAGCCGAGATCGACGGCGACCGGCTGACCGACGACGAGATCCTCGGGTTCATGTTCCTGATGGTCATCGCCGGCAACGAGACGACCACCAAACTGCTTGCCAACGCGGCATTCTGGGGGCACAAGAACCCCGACCAACTCACCGGCGTGTACTCCGGCCTGGAGCGGGTGCCGCTGTGGGTCGAGGAGACGTTGCGCTACGACACCTCCAGCCAGATCCTCGCGCGCACCGTCGCCGGCGAGCTGACGCTGTATGACACCACGATCCCCGACGGGGACGTTCTGTTGTTGCTGCCCGGATCGGCGCACCGCGACGAGCGGGTGTTCGAGGACCCGGACCGGTTCGTCATCGGCCGCGAGATCGGGTCCAAGCTCATGAGTTTCGGCAGCGGAGCCCACTTCTGCCTCGGTGCGCATCTCGCACGCATGGAGGCCAGGGTGGCGCTGACCGAGTTGTTCAGGCGAATCCGCGGATACGAGGTCGACGAGGCCAACGCCGTCCGCGTCCACTCGAGCAATGTCCGCGGATTCGCTCATCTTCCTATGACAGTTGAGGTCTCGTAA